Proteins from a genomic interval of Zonotrichia leucophrys gambelii isolate GWCS_2022_RI chromosome 5, RI_Zleu_2.0, whole genome shotgun sequence:
- the YPEL4 gene encoding protein yippee-like 4, whose product MPPPGPARRRLPPAARLPPRTFRSYLPRSHRTYSCVHCRAHLARHEELISKSFQGSHGRAYLFNSVVNVGCGPAEQRLLLTGLHSVADIFCQSCKTTLGWKYEQAFESSQKYKEGKFIIEMSHMVKENGWD is encoded by the exons ATGccgcccccgggcccggcccgccgccgcctgccgcccgccgcccgcctgCCGCCGCGCACCTTCCGCAGCTACCTGCCGCGCTCGCACCGCACCTACAGCTGCGTGCACTGCCGGGCGCACCTGGCCCGCCACGAGGAGCTCATCTCCAAG TCCTTCCAGGGCAGCCACGGCCGTGCCTACCTGTTCAACTCCGT GGTGAACGTGGGCTGCGGGCCGGCCGAGCAGCGCCTGCTGCTCACGGGGCTGCACTCGGTGGCCGACATCTTCTGCCAGAGCTGCAAGACCACCCTGGGCTGGAAATAC GAGCAGGCGTTCGAGAGCAGCCAGAAGTACAAGGAGGGGAAGTTCATCATCGAGATGTCGCACATGGTGAAGGAGAACGGCTGGGACTGA